A window of Spartobacteria bacterium genomic DNA:
AAATTGAGAAAACAACCCGATGAACACATGGGGCCGAACGTGGCGGTGGTCACCACATCAATTTCTTTGGCGGCCTGATCGAGACCTTTGCGATCCACATAATCGATAACTTCATCGGCCGTAAGCACCACGGCCTGACCTGATGAAATCCGATCATTGATCGTATCGACTGTTCGTAACGTCGGGGTTTCTGTTTCGTTCATGATCGTTCTTTCAAATCCTGTTCAGTGTGTAGTTATGACGACGCGTGATGCGAGCCGGTCGATCCGAATCCGCCCGCCCCCCGCGAAGTATCCGAAAGTTCGTCCACCACTTCCATATCGGCAATGACGACAGAATGAATGACCATCTGGGCTATTTTCATTCCGGGTTCCACAGTAAAGGATTCCTGCCCGTGGTTGATCAGGATCACCCCGATTTCGCCGCGATACCCTTCATCAATAGTGCCAGGGCTGTTTAACACCGTAATGCCATGTTTCAGTGCCATGCCACTGCGCGGACGGATTTGCGCTTCGGTCTGCGGCGGCAGTGCAATGGCAATACCTGTTTTGACAAGAGCATAACGTCCCGGCTCCAGCGTTTTGTTTTCGATGGAAAACAAATCCATGCCCGCATCACCCGGATGAGCATAGTGCGGGGCAATGGCCAGGGGACTCAGTTTTTTTATCATTAGCAACATGATTCACTTCCTCGTAGTTTAAATAATCAGGGACTATGGTCAGACCCGCTTTCTGATTCAAGGTTGAAATGCGACTTCTTGCTCAAACAGGACGGCATCCTTTGGCTTGCTTTGCTTTTGATGCAGGAATATGATTCGCGACTTATATTTTAAGCACCGTTTATATGGACAGGAGCGAACAACACGA
This region includes:
- a CDS encoding dUTP diphosphatase encodes the protein MLLMIKKLSPLAIAPHYAHPGDAGMDLFSIENKTLEPGRYALVKTGIAIALPPQTEAQIRPRSGMALKHGITVLNSPGTIDEGYRGEIGVILINHGQESFTVEPGMKIAQMVIHSVVIADMEVVDELSDTSRGAGGFGSTGSHHASS